Within the Polaribacter pectinis genome, the region TGTAAGACAATTTAGGGCCATTATGGGCCACAAATTCTTCTACTTTAGACGTAAAATCTACAGGAATTAATAAAATTCTTGTAAAAATATGCTTAAAAATATAACGTACTCTTGGGGTTATTTTATGTGTGTAAACTAATATCATGATTTGTGTTAGTGGTTATTAGCAACAATACTATTGCTAATTGCTACTGAAAACTGATTACTAAAGAACTCCTTCATCTGCAAAGCTAAAATACGCTTTTTCAGTAATTATTAAATGGTCTAAAAGTTTAATATCTAAAGTATTTCCTGCTTCTTTAATTTTTCTTGTTAGTTGTTGGTCTGCATTGCTAGGTTGTAATTTTCCAGAAGGATGATTATGACAAACAATAACACCAACTGAAGTAAGTTCTAAAGCTCTTTTAAAAAGCAAACGAATATCTACAACTGTTGCTGTTAGGCCACCTTTACTAACCTGCGCTTTTGCTAACACTTTATTAGAATTATTTAAGAACATTACCCAAAATTCTTCGTGCTCTAAATCGCCAATAACGGGTTGCATTAAATTAAAAACATCTTTACTGCTTGTAATCTTTGGTTTTTCTAAAGCAATTTCTAATTGTCTTCTTTTGCCCAATTCTAATGCAGTTAT harbors:
- the radC gene encoding RadC family protein, with the translated sequence MEKLTIKSWALDDRPREKLLSKGKTSLSDAELIAILIGSGNRQESAVALSKRILQSADGNINELAKLSVEKLTLFKGIGEAKAIAIITALELGKRRQLEIALEKPKITSSKDVFNLMQPVIGDLEHEEFWVMFLNNSNKVLAKAQVSKGGLTATVVDIRLLFKRALELTSVGVIVCHNHPSGKLQPSNADQQLTRKIKEAGNTLDIKLLDHLIITEKAYFSFADEGVL